The Manihot esculenta cultivar AM560-2 chromosome 11, M.esculenta_v8, whole genome shotgun sequence genome includes a region encoding these proteins:
- the LOC110627102 gene encoding glycerol kinase — protein sequence MCFQVKDVLNSMHKDAGEKGENRNAKGEFLLRVDGGATVNNLLIQLQADLLGSPVVRPADIETTALGAAYAVGLAVGI from the exons ATGTGTTTTCAAGTTAAAGATGTATTGAACTCAATGCACAAAGATGCAGGGGAAAAGGGTGAAAACAGGAATGCAAAGGGGGAGTTTTTGCTTAGAGTGGATGGTGGTGCAACTGTTAACAACCTTCTGATACAATTGCAG GCGGACTTGTTGGGATCCCCAGTTGTGAGACCTGCTGATATAGAGACAACAGCTCTTGGAGCGGCCTATGCTGTTGGTTTGGCTGTGGGGATTTAG